A window of Otariodibacter oris genomic DNA:
GTGTATATCGAAAAATTCCTGTAAAAATATTGGGGGCTGAAAACGAAACAACAGCACCTTACTTAATTGCAGAAAAAATGGCGGAATTAATTGCCATTTATCAATCTAAACTGACCGCTTATCATCCCTTAGAAGCTATTACTTGGTTACATTTAGCTTTTGAGAGTATTCATCCATTTATTGATGGAAATGGAAGAACGGGACGTTTACTTTTAAATTTTGAGTTATTAAAACAAGGATATTTACCTGTTGATATCAAATTCTCTGACCGAGCAAAGTATTATCAATGTTTTGATGATTATCATAAAAATAATCAAGATATTCGCTCACTACTTAACTTAGTTAGCCATTATGAATTGAATGAGCTAGAGCGGTATTTACAGATATTAATTTAATTAAAGAATTATCAATATTAAGAATTTAAAAAAGAGAAAACCAATGACTAAACAATTTGAAATGGCAGATAGATTTGATTCTTCTGCAGTAGAACAAGCACTTTATAAACACTGGGAAGAACAAGGTTACTTTAAGCCTTCCCTCAATACGTCAAAACCGGGTTATTGTATTGCGATTCCACCACCGAATGTAACGGGTAGCTTACATATGGGACACGCTTTCCAACAAACATTAATGGATACTTTAATCCGTTTTAATCGCATGGAAGGTAACAATACCTTATGGCAAGCGGGTACAGACCATGCAGGGATTGCAACGCAAATGGTGGTTGAGCGTAAAATTGCCGCAGAAGAAGGTAAAACTCGTCACGATTACGGACGTAAAGCGTTCATCAATAAAATTTGGGATTGGAAAGCCCATTCAGGTGGCACAATCAGCCAACAAATGCGTCGTTTAGGTAACTCGGTCGATTGGGAGCGTGAACGCTTTACAATGGATGAAGGTTTATCTAACGCAGTAAAAGAAGTTTTTGTTCGTCTACACGAAGAAGGCTTAATTTATCGCGGTAAACGCTTGGTAAACTGGGATCCAAAATTACGTACGGCTATTTCTGATTTAGAAGTCGAAAATAAAGAGAGCAAAGGCAGTCTTTGGCATTTCCGTTATCCACTCGCGAATGGAGCAAAAACTGCTGAAGGAAAAGATTATTTAATCGTTGCAACCACTCGTCCCGAAACAATGTTAGGCGATACAGCAGTGGCAGTGCATCCAGAAGATGAACGTTATCAAGATCTGATTGGTAAAACTGTGATGCTACCACTCGCCAATCGTGAAATTCCAATTATCGCTGATGATTATGTGGATCGTGAATTTGGAACGGGTGTAGTAAAAATCACCCCTGCTCATGACTTTAACGACTATGAAGTGGGTAAACGTCACAATTTACCATTGGTGAATATCTTAACCTTAAATGCAGATATTCGTGATGAAGCTGAAATCTTTGGTTATAACAATAAGCCGATTGAAAATTACCCTGCCTTGATTCCTAACGACTATAAAGGTTTAGAGCGTTTTGCGGCTCGTAAGAAAATTGTAGCTGATTTTGATGCATTAGGTTTATTAGAAGAAATTAAACCACACGATCTCAAAGTGCCTTATGGCGACCGTGGTGGCGTACCAATCGAACCAATGCTAACAAACCAATGGTATGTGAGCGTAAAACCACTTGCGGAAGTGGCGACTAAAGCAGTAGAAGATGGTGAAATTCAATTCGTACCAAAACAGTATGAAAACCTGTATTTCTCTTGGATGCGTGATATTCAAGACTGGTGTATTTCTCGTCAATTATGGTGGGGACACCGTATCCCCGCTTGGTATGATGAAGACGGTAATATTTATGTAGCTCGCAATGAAGAAGAAGTACGTCAAAAATATAATTTAACTGCGGATCTCGTATTAAAACAAGATGAAGACGTATTAGATACGTGGTTCTCTTCAGGCTTGTGGACATTCTCTACATTAGGTTGGCCAGAGCAAACTCCAGAATTAAAAATGTTCCACCCAACAGACGTATTGATCACGGGCTTTGATATTATTTTCTTCTGGGTTGCACGTATGATTATGTTTACGATGCACTTTATTAAGGATGAAAATGGTAAACCTCAAGTACCATTCAAGACTGTGTATGTAACGGGCTTGATTCGTGATGAACAAGGTCAAAAAATGTCGAAATCAAAAGGGAACGTACTTGACCCAATTGATATGATCGATGGTATCAGCCTTGAGGATCTTCTCGAAAAACGTACTGGTAATATGATGCAACCGCAACTTGCAGAGAAAATTGCAAAAGCAACTCGTAAAGAGTTTGCGGATGGTATTTCAGCACACGGTACAGATGCCTTACGCTTTACATTAGCTGCATTAGCAAGTAACGGACGTGACATTAACTGGGATATGAAACGTTTAGAAGGTTATCGTAATTTCTGTAATAAATTATGGAATGCGAGCCGTTTTGTGCTGACCAATGAAAAATTGGATCTGAATGAAGGTGACGTTGAATATAGTTTGGCGGATCGTTGGATCAAATCTGAATTTAACCGTACCGTTGAAGCATTCCGTTCAGCACTGGCTCAATATCGTTTCGACCTCGCAGCGAATGCGATTTATGAATTTACTTGGAACCAATTCTGTGACTGGTATTTAGAGCTAACTAAACCGATTTTTGCACAAGGTACAGACGCACAAAAACGTGGTGCAAGTCGTAC
This region includes:
- a CDS encoding Fic family protein, yielding MNTLEKIDELKNKLTQLRPLSMEEVKRLREEFIIESSYNSNAIEGNTITLRETVLILKEGMTIAEKPMREHLDIIGFKDAFNYIYKLVANNELLSERVIKDIHSLVLMNSAENRGVYRKIPVKILGAENETTAPYLIAEKMAELIAIYQSKLTAYHPLEAITWLHLAFESIHPFIDGNGRTGRLLLNFELLKQGYLPVDIKFSDRAKYYQCFDDYHKNNQDIRSLLNLVSHYELNELERYLQILI
- a CDS encoding valine--tRNA ligase; protein product: MTKQFEMADRFDSSAVEQALYKHWEEQGYFKPSLNTSKPGYCIAIPPPNVTGSLHMGHAFQQTLMDTLIRFNRMEGNNTLWQAGTDHAGIATQMVVERKIAAEEGKTRHDYGRKAFINKIWDWKAHSGGTISQQMRRLGNSVDWERERFTMDEGLSNAVKEVFVRLHEEGLIYRGKRLVNWDPKLRTAISDLEVENKESKGSLWHFRYPLANGAKTAEGKDYLIVATTRPETMLGDTAVAVHPEDERYQDLIGKTVMLPLANREIPIIADDYVDREFGTGVVKITPAHDFNDYEVGKRHNLPLVNILTLNADIRDEAEIFGYNNKPIENYPALIPNDYKGLERFAARKKIVADFDALGLLEEIKPHDLKVPYGDRGGVPIEPMLTNQWYVSVKPLAEVATKAVEDGEIQFVPKQYENLYFSWMRDIQDWCISRQLWWGHRIPAWYDEDGNIYVARNEEEVRQKYNLTADLVLKQDEDVLDTWFSSGLWTFSTLGWPEQTPELKMFHPTDVLITGFDIIFFWVARMIMFTMHFIKDENGKPQVPFKTVYVTGLIRDEQGQKMSKSKGNVLDPIDMIDGISLEDLLEKRTGNMMQPQLAEKIAKATRKEFADGISAHGTDALRFTLAALASNGRDINWDMKRLEGYRNFCNKLWNASRFVLTNEKLDLNEGDVEYSLADRWIKSEFNRTVEAFRSALAQYRFDLAANAIYEFTWNQFCDWYLELTKPIFAQGTDAQKRGASRTLVQVLEQLLRLAHPIMPFITEEIWQKVKGFAGVSGDTIMLQPFPQVDTASLDEVAEQQIGWIKEVITAVRNIRAESNIAPSKPLDLLLRHVSDENRKILVENDRLLKTLAKLETIQVLGADEKAPLSVTKLVGKAELFVPMAGFINKDAELARLNKEIEKIQGEIKRIENKLSNEAFVAKAPEQVIAKEKEKMQGYQEGLEKLRIQFSEIEAL